A window of the Loxodonta africana isolate mLoxAfr1 chromosome 3, mLoxAfr1.hap2, whole genome shotgun sequence genome harbors these coding sequences:
- the PEAR1 gene encoding platelet endothelial aggregation receptor 1, with translation MSPSLSSFLLLALGLRLAGSLSSSDPNVCSFWESFTTTIKESHSRPFSLLPSEPCDRPWEDPHICPRPSVIYRTVYHQVVKTFHRQRLQCCQGFYESSSGACVPLCAQECVHGRCVAPNQCQCVEGWRGDDCSSACDPGVWGPKCNKSCNCGNSSSCDPKSGVCSCPTGLQPPNCLQPCRPGHYGPACQLSCQCHGAPCNPQTGACLCPPGKTGPNCEMPCHQGTAGFSCPSTCPCHNGGVCQDSQSPCICPSGWMGTICSLPCREGFYGRNCSLECRCHNGGLCDRFTGQCHCAPGYTGDRCQEECPVDRFGQDCAETCDCAPGARCFPANGACLCEHGFTGDRCTERLCPDGLYGFNCQTPCTCDPEHSISCHPMNGECSCLPGWAGLHCNESCPQDTHGPGCQEHCLCLHGGVCQADSGLCRCAPGYTGQHCASLCPPDTFGVNCSARCSCENAIACSPIDGTCVCKEGWQRGNCSVPCPPGTWGFGCNASCQCAHGAACSPQTGTCTCSPGWQGVHCQLPCPKGQFGKGCASHCDCDHADGCDPVDGHCQCQGGWTGVRCNLPCPEGFWGANCSNTCTCKNGGTCIPANGNCVCVPGFRGPSCQRPCQPGRYGKRCLPCKCANHSSCHPSDGTCYCLAGWTGPDCSQPCPTGYWGANCAQPCQCRHGGTCHPQDGSCVCPPGWTGHLCLEGCPPGMFGTNCSHPCQCGIGEKCHPETGACVCPPGHSGAPCRIGSQEPFTMMPTPPVVYSSLGAVIGIAVLGSLVVALVALFIGYRHWQKGKEHQHLAVAYSSGRLDGSEYVMPDVPPRYNHYYSNPSYHTLSQCTPNPRPPNKIPGSQLLASLQAPERPGGTHGHDNHATLPAGWKHRREPPPGPLDRGSSRLDRSYRYSYSNSNGLGQFYSEGPISEEGLGASVASLSSENPYATIRDLPRESSYVEMKGSPPRQPPQLQDSQRRRHLQPQRDSGTYEQPSPPTHDRDSLGSLPPGLPPGHYDSPKNSHIPGHYDLPPVRHPPSPPLRHQDR, from the exons ATGTCACCATCTCTAAGTTCCTTCCTTCTCCTGGCCCTGGGCCTGCGACTGGCTGGATCCCTCAGCTCCAGCGACCCCAATGTCTGCAGCTTCTGGGAAAG CTTCACGACCACCATCAAGGAGTCCCACTCCCGACCCTTTAGCCTGCTTCCCTCGGAGCCCTGCGACCGGCCCTGGGAGGACCCCCACATCTGTCCCCGGCCCTC GGTCATCTACCGGACTGTGTACCACCAGGTGGTAAAGACGTTCCACCGCCAGCGACTGCAGTGCTGCCAGGGTTTCTATGAAAGCAGCAGTGGCGCTTGTGTCC CACTGTGTGCCCAGGAGTGTGTCCATGGCCGCTGTGTGGCGCCCAATCAGTGCCAGTGTGTCGAAGGCTGGCGGGGTGACGACTGCTCCAGTG CGTGTGACCCAGGAGTGTGGGGGCCGAAGTGTAACAAGTCCTGCAACTGTGGCAACAGCAGTTCCTGTGATCCCAAGAGTGGGGTGTGTTCCTGCCCCACTGGCCTGCAGCCCCCCAACTGTCTTCAGCCTTGCCGTCCTGGCCACTATGGTCCTGCCTGCCAGCTCAGTTGCCAGTGCCATGGGGCACCCTGCAACCCCCAGACTGGAGCCTGCCTCTGCCCGCCAGGGAAAACTGGGCCCAA CTGTGAGATGCCCTGTCACCAGGGCACTGCTGGCTTCTCCTGCCCCAGCACCTGTCCTTGCCACAATGGGGGTGTCTGCCAGGACTCCCAGAGCCCCTGCATCTGCCCATCTGGCTGGATG GGCACCATTTGTTCGCTGCCCTGCCGGGAGGGCTTCTACGGTCGCAACTGCTCCCTGGAATGTCGTTGCCACAATGGCGGCCTCTGCGACCGATTCACTGGGCAGTGTCATTGCGCTCCGGGTTACACCGGGGATAG GTGCCAAGAGGAGTGCCCCGTGGACCGCTTCGGGCAGGACTGTGCCGAGACGTGCGACTGCGCCCCTGGCGCCCGCTGCTTCCCGGCCAACGGCGCTTGTCTGTGCGAACACGGCTTCACCGGGGACCGCTGCACGGAACGCCTCTGTCCCGACGGCCTTTACGGCTTCAACTGCCAGACACCCTGCACCTGCGATCCGGAGCACAGCATCAG CTGCCACCCGATGAACGGGGAGTGCTCGTGCCTGCCGGGCTGGGCCGGCCTTCACTGCAACGAGAGCTGCCCGCAGGACACGCACGGACCCGGCTGCCAGGAGCACTGCCTCTGCCTGCACGGTGGCGTCTGCCAGGCAGACAGCGGCCTTTGCCGGTGCGCGCCTGGCTACACG GGCCAGCACTGCGCTAGCCTCTGTCCGCCCGACACTTTTGGGGTCAACTGCTCCGCACGCTGCTCCTGCGAAAATGCCATCGCCTGCTCACCCATCGACGGCACGTGCGTCTGCAAGGAAG GTTGGCAGCGTGGTAACTGCTCtgtgccctgcccacctggaaccTGGGGCTTCGGTTGCAATGCCAGCTGCCAGTGTGCCCATGGAGCAGCCTGCAGCCCCCAAACTGGAACCTGTACCTGCTCCCCTGGATGGCAGGGGGTGCACTGCCAGCTGCCCTGCCCG AAGGGGCAATTTGGCAAAGGCTGTGCCAGTCACTGTGACTGTGACCATGCTGATGGCTGCGATCCTGTAGATGGACACTGCCAGTGCCAGGGTGGCTGGACAG GTGTCCGCTGCAACCTGCCCTGCCCTGAGGGCTTCTGGGGAGCCAACTGCAGCAACACCTGCACCTGCAAGAACGGGGGCACCTGCATCCCTGCAAACGgcaactgtgtgtgtgtacccGGGTTCCGAGGCCCCTCCTGCCAGAGAC CCTGTCAGCCTGGTCGCTATGGCAAACGCTGTCTGCCCTGCAAGTGTGCTAACCACTCGTCTTGCCACCCCTCGGACGGAACCTGCTACTGTCTGGCCGGCTGGACAGGTCCTGACTGCTCCCAGC CATGCCCCACAGGATATTGGGGAGCCAACTGTGCTCAGCCCTGCCAGTGTCGCCATGGTGGGACCTGCCACCCCCAGGACGGGAGTTGTGTCTGCCCTCCAGGCTGGACTGGACACCTGTGCTTGGAAG GCTGCCCTCCAGGGATGTTCGGTACCAACTGCTCCCACCCGTGCCAGTGTGGAATTGGAGAGAagtgccacccagagactggGGCCTGTGTGTGTCCCCCAGGGCACAGTGGTGCCCCCTGCAGAATCG GAAGCCAAGAGCCCTTCACCATGATGCCAACTCCTCCAGTGGTCTATAGCTCGCTGGGGGCGGTGATTGGCATCGCAGTGCTGGGGTCCCTGGTGGTAGCACTGGTGGCTCTGTTCATTGGCTACCGCCattggcaaaaaggcaaggagcACCAACACCTGGCAGTGGCCTACAGCAGCGGGCGGCTGGATGGCTCTGAGTATGTCATGCCAG ATGTCCCCCCGAGATACAATCACTACTACTCCAACCCCAGCTACCACACCCTGTCCCAGTGCACGCCTAACCCCCGGCCCCCTAACAAG ATTCCAGGCAGTCAGCTCTTGGCCAGCCTCCAGGCCCCTGAGCGGCCAGGTGGAACCCATGGGCATGATAACCACGCCACCCTGCCTGCTGGCTGGAAGCACCGTCGGGAGCCCCCACCAGGGCCTCTGGACAGGG GCAGCAGCCGCCTGGACCGGAGCTACCGGTATAGTTACAGCAACAGTAATGGCCTAGGCCAGTTCTACAGTGAAG GGCCCATCTCTGAGGAGGGGTTGGGGGCCAGTGTGGCTTCCCTGAGCAGTGAGAACCCCTATGCCACCATCCGGGACCTGCCCCGTGAGAGCAGCTATGTGGAGATGAAAGGCTCTCCTCCCAGGCAGCCTCCTCAGCTCCAGGACAGCCAGAGGCGGCGACACCTCCAGCCACAGAGAGATAGTGGTACCTACGAGCAGCCCAGCCCCCCGACCCATG ACCGAGACTCTTTGGGCTCCCTGCCTCCAGGACTGCCCCCTGGCCACTATGACTCACCCAAGAACAGCCACATCCCTGGACACTATGACTTGCCCCCAGTACGGCATCCCCCATCACCCCCACTTCGGCACCAGGACCGTTGA
- the LRRC71 gene encoding leucine-rich repeat-containing protein 71, whose protein sequence is MSSETSASGTSPRAPRPGTQKTSGTVAKKGERGAKEKPTINLQQVGEEEPKNPEEYQCSGVLETDFAELCTRSGYTDFPKVVIRPRPHPTFVPSASVSEKTALEEQRLLSGSCSLNSLESKYVFFRPTVQVELEQEDPKSVREIYIRGWKVEDRILGIFSKCLPPLSQLQAINLWKVGLTDKTLTTFIALLPLCSSTLRKVSLEGNPLPEQSYYKLMGLDSTIAHLSLRNNNIDDYGAQLLGQALSTLHSCNKTLVSLNLGFNHIGDEGAGYIANGLRLNRSLLWLSLAHNRIQDKGALKLAEVLRPFELTHIEVVERRRLLLEKGTQERLRSPSSSRHTDFKTDRDKNQMVGASSAALSEKTDKVQAMKTPKSLGKKKEKSGEVVKKEEKSGSGQSPTQGTLKKEDASKAGKGKASIPEQKPTKGKGTKSGSKEKRSILLESELVAETTEMVNPLLEPVAHRDGKVYMPGNKVLLHLNLLRNRITEVGLEGFLAAVQYQVQFSKSKVASKGPVGLLWLSLAKNYFPLQCPAYTMIQELMLPRDPMNKARPREDEALAFSM, encoded by the exons ATGTCGAGCGAGACGAGCGCTTCGGGGACCTCCCCCAGGGCCCCGCGTCCCGGGACCCAGAAGACATCCGGCACGGTGGCCAAGAAGGGGGAGCGCGGGGCCAAGGAGAAGCCGACGATCAACCTGCAGCAGGTGGGCGAGGAGGAGCCTAAGAACCCAG AGGAGTACCAGTGCTCCGGGGTGCTGGAGACCGACTTCGCCGAGCTCTGTACGCGATCAGGCTACACAGACTTCCCCAAAGTTGTCATCCGGCCCCGTCCTCACCCGACCTTTGTCCCTTCTGCCTCCGTGTCGGAAAAGACAGCCCTAG AGGAGCAGCGGTTGCTGTCGGGATCCTGCAGCCTCAACAGCCTGGAGAGCAAATACGTGTTCTTCCGGCCCACCGTCCAGGTGGAGCTGGAGCAGGAGGACCCCAAGTCCGTGAGGGAAATCTACATCCGCG GTTGGAAGGTTGAGGATCGCATTCTGGGTATCTTTTCTAAATGCCTGCCCCCTCTCAGCCAGCTACAGGCCATCAA CTTGTGGAAGGTGGGGCTGACAGATAAGACCTTGACAACCTTCATCGCTCTCCTGCCTCTGTGCTCATCCACACTCAG GAAGGTGTCTCTGGAGGGGAACCCGTTGCCGGAGCAGTCATATTACAAGCTCATGGGGTTGGACAGCAC GATTGCACATTTGTCTCTGCGCAACAACAACATCGACGACTACGGGGCGCAGCTGCTGGGCCAGGCTCTGTCCACGCTGCACAGCTGCAACAAAACCCTCGTCTCACTCAACCTGGGTTTCAACCACATCGGGGACGAGGGCGCGGGCTACATCGCCAAT GGCCTCAGGCTGAACCGCTCCCTGCTTTGGCTGTCCCTGGCCCACAACCGCATCCAGGACAAGGGAGCCCTGAAGCTGGCCGAG GTCCTGCGCCCCTTCGAGCTGACACACATCGAGGTAGTGGAGCGCCGGCGCCTCTTGCTGGAGAAGGGGACGCAGGAGCGATTACGATCG CCTTCCTCCTCTCGACACACGGACTTCAAAACCGACCGAGACAAGAATCAGATGGTAGGGGCGAGCAGTGCTGCACTGTCAGAGAAGACGGACAAGGTGCAGGCCATGAAAACCCCCAAAAGCCTGGGCAAGAAAAAGGAGAAGTCAGGG GAAGTGGTCAAGAAAGAGGAGAAGTCAGGGTCTGGGCAGTCGCCTACACAAGGAACCCTTAAGAAAGAAGATGCCTCAAAGGCAGGCAAAGGGA AGGCATCCATCCCTGAGCAGAAGCCAACCAAGGGGAAAGGGACCAAATCTGGGAGCAAAGAGAAGCGGAGCATCCTCCTGGAGTCAGAG CTCGTTGCTGAAACTACGGAGATGGTCAACCCTCTCCTGGAGCCTGTGGCGCACCGAGATGGGAAAGTTTACATGCCTGGGAATAAGGTCCTTCTGCACCTCAACCTCCTGC GGAACCGCATCACAGAGGTGGGGCTAGAGGGCTTCCTCGCAGCAGTGCAGTACCAGGTGCAGTTCTCCAAGTCCAAGGTTGCGTCCAAGGGCCCGGTCGGGCTGCTCTGGCTGTCCCTGGCG AAGAACTACTTCCCCCTGCAATGTCCTGCGTACACCATGATCCAGGAGCTGATGCTGCCAAGGGATCCCATGAATAAAGCCAGGCCCAGGGAGGATGAGGCCCTGGCTTTCTCCATGTAG